Sequence from the Nitrospinaceae bacterium genome:
GATTTTATCGTCGAAGGGGGCAGAAGTGATTTTCCCCTCCTTCTTGAGCTCAAGCATGACGTTCTTGGCCGGGATGGCGAACTTCTCGTTATAGAGATCGATGACGTTGTCGTACTGGGTGTAGAAATTTTTCGTGAAGTCGGGGCTGTGGCAGGCGGAGCACACGTTCTGCATGTCCTTGCGCTTGGCCTCCCAGTTCTTGAGTTTTTTGGAGATCACCGGGCGCAGCGTCCAGCTGATGCGCTTGCCCACGTCGTGCGTGATGGGCAGATCCCTGGTGGCGCTCATATGGCAGGTCGCGCAGGTGGGGGCGGCGGAGTAGTCCTTGCCCACGATCCAGGACTTGCTATCGAGGTTCATCTCGTTGATGCGCGCTCGGAAGGCGATGCCGTGCTTGGACTCGTTGTAAATCTCGATTTGTGGGTGGTCCGGCCCCATGTGGCATTTCCCGCAGTTCTCCGGTTGGCGTGCCTGGGCGGCGGAGAATGTGTGTCGAGAGTGACAGGCCGTGCAGGCGCCGTTGCTGCCGTCCGGGTTGATGCGTCCCACGCCGGTGTTAGGCCAGGTGGCGGGGTCGAGTTTTCCGCTCTTGAGGACTTTGACGGTCGAGCCGTGACACTTCTGGCAGCCGTTGATGGCCGCTGGTGCGCCCTCGACGACGACGCCGAGGAAGTTGTCGAGGCTTCCGATGAACTTGGCGGCTTTAGAGTGGTGGCTGTCGGTGAACTCCTTGGCCACCTTCTCGTGGCAGCGGGCGCAGTCTTTGGGCGATACGATGGTGGCGATGAGAGAGCCTTCGTGCTCCCAGGCGTCGGGCTCGCCTTTTTTAGCCGCGTGGCAATCGACACAGCCCACTCCAAGGGGAGCGTGGCGGCTGTCCTCCCACTGTTTGACGATGCCTGGGGATTTCTCGGTGTGGCAGTTGACGCAACTCTCGTTCTTGGCGGTTACGACGACCTTTGTTTTTTTCTCTGGTAAAAGGCGACCGCTCTCGATGAAGCCCACTGTGATGAGTGAGCCCAGAAAGAACAGGCTCAGCACCGCCACTATCCACTGCTTGACCCGAAAATTCACAGAATATCTCCTTTGCTCAGTGTCCCGAGAGCCCCTCAATGAGGACGAGGATGGTCATTGCAATGACGGCTAATGTGCCGACGTAAACACTGACCTCTCGCCCCGGTAGGCGGCGCTCTAGTGAAGCGTCCACCCAGGGCCAAGCGAACATTATGATAACGATAACGATGGTGCTGACGATTCCGGTCTGGAAGGAGAAAAGCTTTAGCCACCTGAAGACCGGATAGAAATACCATTCGGGTTTGATGTGCTCGGGCGTGACAGCAGGATTTGCAGGCTCGCCGAGTTGGACCGGAAAAATAATTGCCAACTGGCTGACGAGAAAAATCAAAAACACGCCGACTGCGATTTCCGTCAGAAGATGGTCCGGAAAGAAGGGAAAAAAGCGCTCCTTGTCATCAGTGGACCCCTCGCCGGGGGTGTCATTGAACTCGCTCACGCCGTGAATTCGGATTAGAAAAATGTGCATGGCCAGTAAGGCAAATGTGGCCGTAGGCAATACGCCGATGTGCAGCACATACATCCGGGTGAGGGTGTTTGCGCTGATTACGGGGCCGCCCCTCAAAAAAGCCGCCATGTATTCGCCGACAAACGGTATGGCAGCGGCGATGTTAGTTCCCACGACAGTTGCCCAGTAGGAAACTTGGTTATAGACGAGCGAATAGCCTGAGAAGCCGAAAGTGAAAATCGTGACCAATAGCGCCATCCCGATGAGCCAGTTGATCTCGCGTGGGCGCCTGTAGGCACCGGTGAAAAAAATGCGCATCATATGGAGAATCACCGCGACAACCATCAATTCCCCGGACCATCGATGTACCCCCCGGACCCACCAACCAAAGGGCACTTCCTCGGTAATGTAGCGAACCGACTCGAATGCCTTTCCAGGATCAGGAACGAAATAGAAGGTCAGGGCGATGCCGCTGAGAAGTTGAATTAAGAAAAGGTAGAGCGGGGTGCCACCCAGGCAGAACCACCATTTGTGCATGTGGCGTGGGATTGGCTCGCTCGTGAAATGATTGAGCTGCTCCCAGTCGAAGGGAATGCGCTC
This genomic interval carries:
- a CDS encoding cytochrome bc complex cytochrome b subunit, which codes for MTDRIIKWVNERIPFDWEQLNHFTSEPIPRHMHKWWFCLGGTPLYLFLIQLLSGIALTFYFVPDPGKAFESVRYITEEVPFGWWVRGVHRWSGELMVVAVILHMMRIFFTGAYRRPREINWLIGMALLVTIFTFGFSGYSLVYNQVSYWATVVGTNIAAAIPFVGEYMAAFLRGGPVISANTLTRMYVLHIGVLPTATFALLAMHIFLIRIHGVSEFNDTPGEGSTDDKERFFPFFPDHLLTEIAVGVFLIFLVSQLAIIFPVQLGEPANPAVTPEHIKPEWYFYPVFRWLKLFSFQTGIVSTIVIVIIMFAWPWVDASLERRLPGREVSVYVGTLAVIAMTILVLIEGLSGH